AGGGACTGCTCCCCAGATGAGAATTCTAATACCCACTAACACACCTATACACGATTGTACATTCATTATACATACCACTGTCAATGGTACTCCAGTTGCCTCTCTGAGAGTTGGTATTTACCAGTGGTTTGAAAGAACCCCTTTCCAAATCTCTCATTATTATTCTTGCAGCTATAGGTTGTACTCACCAGTCAGGCTGCATTTCTGTAATTGCTTTAAGAATAAGGATTTCTTCCACCTAGTGCTACTAACTCCCCAGGTACTGAACTTTCAGGACATACTTGTTTGAGTCATAAGAACCCAATTCACACTTGTCTCTCACTGTGTGCTCGTATCTACAGTGGGATGGGAAATTAGAGAGAAAGTTTTTAATGAGCTGCTGTTACCTTCTGCTATAGAGACAGAGATTTCAGGTGAATTGTCCCTTTCACTTTTTGTGATTGTTCATTTGTGAAAGTCAAAGAGTTGCATTATTGGGGATATTCACTGTTCTTTGTTCACAGTTATCATTAAACATCTACCGCAAATGAAACAACCCTTAAATGACAGCATTACATTTTGGCTTGCCTCATATTTGCAGATGGAGATAGACCCCCTAAAAGAGACATTTATTACTTGCTTTGCAACACTCTTGTAGTGAACAGTTTACTCACAACTTTTGTGCTATGAATTCTAAATTCCatcttgaattttattttaagatgCAAGTTACTGTAAGAAATATTTGGAGTAAACAGGAGAGGTCATGACATGGTGTTTATTCTAACCAAAGCTGTGTACCATTTCCCAAAGAGTCACCTATTCCAAGCTTCTGGGCTTCTCCTTCGACATCATTTCCCCAGTCTCCCTATCCACACATGCCTAAATGTTGAACAGCAAAACTGAAGTAAAATATTGAGGTTCAGCTCTAGAAAGCTCAACACAGCTCACTGCACGAGGCTCTGCCTCCCCCTGTTCTGCGGATATCATTTGATAAATCCTGGGATTTCAAGTGCATGTGAAGGAACAGCCCCACAGAACACAACTTAGGCTGTGGTTTCACAGGAATTTCAAGTCAATATAAAGTTGCCCTAATGGTGAAAGCAGAGTTCTGAGCCTCACGTAACTCACACACTCCTGCCCTCGATCCTGCTTTTGTTGCACAGCCATAAGGAGATGGGATGAGTCCAGATCAGAGCACTAATCTAGCAGAAAACAAATTCCTGTCTTTTTTGAGTTAGTGCTCATTTGGATTGGCAAATCACTGCATTCCTCATCTAATCTGACCTTTAGAAAAAGTATTTGTTAACTCTGAATTCATCTCCTAAGATTTATACTGTGCTGTTCAGCACTCTTAACACAGCAGCAGAACCAGCACTCTGGCTGGAACCCTCCCTGTCCATGCTGCTGTGCCACTTCTGCAACAGAGCCAAGTGGCACCCAGCACAAGGAACAATTTGCCCTCATCCAGGtggcaggcacaggacaggcacaaACTGACCTAGGGCTCTGCTCCCAAGAAGGAGATATCTGGGCCTTTCCTTTGGCAGATGCTCACCCTTCCCACCacactgctgggcagcagcaaggCATCAGCCCAGCTCATGGACActcccagggcaggcagctggaAGGGCAAGAGTCCTCTTCTTCCTTCCCCATGCTCCCTCAGCCATGGGAAGGGTAAACCACTGCCCAAAGGCATCAGCAGGAGTACAGACTGTACCAAGAAGAGGAAGCCCAATTTCAGATTTGATGGTATTTAGGAGGTTCAGCACTGTACCTGTATGCCCCAGCCAGCCACAGCTCTGAGATCACTGCAGGGGCCAGAGCCACCTGCCATCCCCACCAGCAAAGCCAGAATTTTAAAGCAATGAAAAATTAAGGAGAAAAATGCTCATCCACAGAAGACTCAGAAGGCTCACATATATAAGTGAACACAAGAAAGCCTTAATAATGACAAAAGCCAGTTGTTTGTGCTCCCCTGCAACGAGGCAATGGTTTTCACAATGCTATTCAGCTCCCTCTGTGTACAGTACAGGGAATCCTGCCCCAACATTTAGGTGCAGTTGAAGGCTAATCAAGATCTCATAAGTTACCAGGCCTCTTACTGTTATTGAATTTCCTTCCATTTCTTATCTTGAGTAGCTATTACGATTCCAGGTATTCAAGTGAACGTCATTCAGAAAAGATAAAGTAATAAGCCATTGATATAGGACCCTCGAATTTAGATTTCAGCATATCCAGCTCCCTGTTTATGTTATTAACCATGGTAGAAAAAAGGGGGTTTGAATTACCCTGTATTTCCTTCTCAGATGGTGTACAGAATAGAAATTACTCAGCAGATGTCATCTATCCCTCTTCAGCAACAGAGGGAAGATTTATCAGGGTAATTTTCCCTGGTTTCCTCAGGAATGCAAATTTTGCAGGGTTCACCCCAAAATGCCTCCATTAACAAATCCATTATAGCCCTTTGAAAGGAAAGATGAAATGACTCATATAAGTTTGACTAagctttgaaacaaaaaaaatctttttagaGACAAGGCCCTCTAGACCTTAAGGGAGGAATCTCATTCCTCCACCCTCCTCTCCAATATAAAATGAATTTTATTAAAGGAATTAGACCTATTAACCAATGTTCCTTAGTACATATGCTGCAAAACTTACACAACCTGCTAAATCTATGTCAGCTGATAACAAGTGTTTCCTTTAACATTGAGAACTTCTCAGAAGATGTTGTTCTTTGCCATATAACCATTACTTGATTTCCAGTAAACCAAACTATTCAGGGATACAGTCACATTAATCATTAATTAAACTCTATGTTGAAATGAGCCTTCCCTTAAATGTTGGTGTGTGTGTTCAAATGGCACAAGAAGTACTCAAGGTTCATGTGAGTGATTTATAATCACGAATATAAAAACAGTTCTAACATGGGCGCACCAAGAATTTCCCAAAGAACTGTGAGGAAACAATGTTtcttcaaacaaaacaaatctaCACAGGAGGAGGGATAAACCAATGTAGCAGTTTGGCGGGGAGAGACACCTGGTCCTCCATCCCATCACTTCTACCTCTGTCCAGGATGTGggcctcttcctcctcctcctcccttgcACCAGCTCTGAAAATCATCAGACTCCTGACGGACCCACTTCAACTCCACTCCAGGAGAAaacaccaatttttttttctgcctggtTTATAAAATGCATCAACACCCAGGCAAATGCGGCAAGCAACAGagctggctggggctgaggggaccTTTTGGTGGCAGAGGACAGAGCACCCACCCTGGGCCATGTGGTGTGAGCAGGGTGCCAGGATGCTCTCCCATAGGAACCTCAGCTGGCTTAGGAAATGGGTCAGAAAGggccagggaggagcagagcgGAGAAACTGCTACATCACCTTGAGTAAGCAACTTTCATCCCAATCTTTCACTGACTTCTTCAGCAGATGAGCACTCAGGTCCCTGGCTGTGGTCATTCCTGCCCCTCTCTGGACTGGTACCAACCTGCTGCACAGTCAGCAAAGGGAAGAGGTAACTGTATTTCAGGTGCAATCAAGTGAGAAGCCTAGTATTTTCACTTTAAAACTCCAAGGATCTGAGTTTAAGCTGAAGGGTCAGAAAATTAAGTTTCAGTTTCCAGAGTTAATGTGCTGCTGAGGTCTGTAGGCTCAGCAGGCAAAACCTGAAATGTCCTCTATTATTAGTGACAGAGCACCACTGCCTGAAGCTTCTTCAAATAATATTCACACTCAAGGTCAGCAAGAAGAGATGGACCGCaatgttaaaaatatattgTGGAAGTCCTTTAGCTTTAATGCTATAGTagcaaaaggcaaaataaaagcacattttGGTCATTAACACAACTAAAATCTCAGGCCTTCTTTGAAAATGAGGTTGTCAAATGCATCCTTTCTTTGAAAAATCACAACTGCACACCTAATGATGGCATGGGGTGGGGGCAGTAAATGGAAGGAGGGCAATAACTTCTTTTTCAAAGTAATGTGGAGCTGCACTGGACATTTAAATGATGCTCTGGAACAGAGCTCCCCTCCCACCTGTGTATTTAACCCCTGGTTTGCTGCGTTCTGCATTCAGCAGTACAGCAGAGAGGATCCAGCAGCCCATCAGCTCCTCCTGTGGCCACTGCCCTTGTCCACGAGTGACACAGAGCATTCTGCAACCCCTGGCTCTACACCTAAAATGAAGGTGACCCTGGGTGTAGAGCAGAATCAGCTCATGCTTCAACCAGGATGCACAAGGCGAGGAGCAGCATGCCTCTGCTCCATGGCACTCTGCTGAGAGTGTGTTTGGTGGTGTGCAATCCCTCCACTCCACAGGAGTCACAGCCCACTACTATACCTGACACAGGCAAGCTGAGAAAAGCCAAGCAAATAAAAAGGCCCCAAGCAGCTGACAAGATTAGGGAGTAAAAATCAAAACTACTAattcaatacatttgaaaatcCCCTAATGATCATAGCAAACCATTTTAAATAAATCCCTATTTCAAGACCTATACCATTACATAAATCCCTACCAGTTTAAGACTCTGACACAAATTCTTTCAGactataaaataaaacaagcatGCAAGCCTCAGTCCTAACCAATGATTAGTAAAGGTCCCATTTTCCAGACCTTTAAAGTAATTTGAAGTGCTCCAGCAAGTAAGAGAGATAAATCACAACTGATGGGTAATAGCAGAAGCCTTAGAGTTCCTTCTTAACACAAagctcttgaaaaaaaaaaacccagtttatTTTTTACACAGTATTTATCAATTTATTGCAAAGTATCAGAAAGTTCTGAATGGCCTGACCAGCTTTACACGCTTTGCTGaattttgaaatgaaagcaagAGAACATTTGCTTAAGTCAACAACATAAGTCACCAGTTTAAAGGTTAACACTTGATTGTGCAGCACAAGAAACAGACGCTTTATCTTCCCAGTTCAAGGACTCCCGGATTTCTGAACAGCGGAAGTGCAAGgggccaggctgcagcacacTTTGGAGATACAAACAGAGCAGGGTGCAGCACAGAGGGCCACTTGGGCAGAGAGCAGCTCGAGCCCAGCTGTCCCCACACACTGGCatgccagcagccagctgggagACACCGCTGGGCCATCACccctcctgtcctggcagcGACTTTTTAACGCACAGAACACTGGCACTGACACCAGCACGGTTGTGATTCATGTGGGGCAGCTGCTCTAAAGCTTCCAGAGCTCCTCTTCCAGCCAGGAGACACCAAAGCCAAGGCCAGCACCCTCACCAAGATCCCATTCAACCAACAGAAAACCACAGGGAAGATGGAAGTTACTGCGCTGTTGCAAGTACAGCTGTCCCAGATAAGagaaatatagaaaataaataagatcCTTATCTACTGTGGCAAGAAAAAGGCAGGCTCAGGGGAACGGATGGGTGaatgagaaaagcaaaaactgtacctaaagaaaatctgaaattaaatgAGGCATGCACTCCTTATATATGCAGTTTTAGTGTGGAAATTAATCTCAAAATCCCAAAAGTAAGTTAAGACATCAGCTTAGACACCGGTCAAACCAACAGCTACTCCCTGTTCCTCCAAAACACTGGCAGGGGCCAGCTCCTTGCAGCCAAAGCATCTGTACCAGGGATGCCTGGGGAAGGACCCATCAGAGCTCAGCGCCACTGTGCAGACAGCGACAAAAAGAAGTTTCATCAGAAATTAGTCTGGGAATCAAAGGGAGCAATTCTGAGCCAAAATGTCAGACTGgatccatgaaaaaaaaaggtgattcCTGTAGCTGGGCTGTGTTGTCATACATTGcttatgtttattttaattttaaactaaGTGTCAGTCCAAGGTTTGTTACACAAACATATGGCACTGGTATTACATTCTATCTTGTATTTATAGAAAGTGCTGTGGCAGCCCAGGCAGCGCAGAAATGCCATAATGTTAACAACATTTATTATTAGTATgacaaaagaacaaaaataagcTGGTAGAAATCGTGACTTAAAAGTTTAAGGGACTGATTGGAATAGGGTTCCAAACTGTGGAGATATTAGCTAAAATTCTTCCAGTATTAATACTCACacagtccccaggctgccaagtATTTAGTTATATAAATACAGCCTCGAAAAGGTAATTTGTTTAAAACCCAAGCCCTGAAAACTGATTAGCACATTTAATGCTAGCCCGATTAACACAGATATGCCCTCAGCTGGGTGATGGGAGCATTGAGGCAGAAGTCCGCATTCCTGTGAGTGAAGAGGAACAAAGCTTTTGGGACAAAGGGTAAACCTTAATTATGCCTTTTTATTACCCAAACTGCCATTTCCTCCTCACCCCAAACAAGGCAGGAAGGCTAATGGCATATTCACATAGCCCCATAAGCTATGTGATTGATAAATGCCACTACTAGATTTTTCCACTCCAGCTGTTACACAAGAAGCAGCAGAGGTTTGATTCTCCATCCtcttaataataaaaaaaaatttaaaaaaattaaaaaaaaagggaaaagaaaaaaaagaaaagcaggataCAGTACACCGCTGACATTCCCGAACCTTCTGGAAACGTTTATTAACTTTGGCCACCgaccagccagggctgcaggagcagcctggagtGGCAGTGCAAACTGGTTAATCTGTAGCTAGACATATCTGTGATTGGGAGGTGGTGGTGTTTAGCAAGAAATactcctgcctggcagccagggcctcagcacttTGAAGGGTTACTGgggttgttgattttttttttccaaaaaatttTATTGGGAGAACTACAAAACATTTACAGTACAAAGTTTACAGTCTCACATAATCTGTAGTGAACTGACTCCCGAAAAATATATTACAACTCAAGTTGACTTATCCTTTAGTTACATTCAAAACATACTTCTGTTAAAGTAGTCCAAAAGAGTACATAGTGCTCAATCTGTACCTATgtacaaacaaaactaagctACTGCTCATTCATCCACCGTCCAGGAAACTTTTGGAAAACTCCCAACTTTctacataaggaaaaaaaaaattacaggtttTGGAATTCAATAAACAAGATATGTTCCTGTATTATAGAAAGTTTCAGATCCAAAGATGGCCTCTGTTCTTATAAAATAGAGTGGCGAAATTTTGCTGTACTTAAAACCCATCCCTACATTCAAATCATCTCAAGCATTAGGAAAAATACTTATTTGGTTGAGAGATATTTAAGGCAAGCATGGACCCTCAAGAAGGCACTGTGAGACATAATACTGGGACCCCCAATTATTGCTACATACTTTGAGACTATATCACAGTGTGATTCGTGGAGTTAGGcaacaaaaatactttttggTTATTTTAAACAAGTCTGAATTAGATTTGCCACTTTGAAGTCTGATTGCTAAGtcagtctttttctttttttttttctctcgtTTTTCAACTCGGACGGGCTACAACCATTTAcattctaaaaaaaacccatagaAATTCCGCAAACTACTTCCACAGCATCGAGACCGATTTCTATAAAGAAACCATGCAATCTTTCAGATTTACgtaaacaaagaaagaaattaatgaaataaatattacatACCATCTCTTAAATTAAGAATTTTACTCATTTACAATAAAATAACCAAGTGAAAGTTACAAAAAGGCATATATTACTGTGAAAAGAACACACTCCACATTTTGCCGATTAATAATGAAAATCATAATTTAAACATAATAAAAGAATATATATCTATTGCTTTTCATCATACCCGATAAATACAGTATGAACAAATTACCAATGTATACTTTTCACAAGATAATAAATAAGTTAAATAGTTTCATATTGAGTTGTGTGCAGTGACTCATACATGCAATCAACTcaaacagctaaaaaaaaatttaaaaaaaatcagcagttaTTCTCCAACAATTACAAACTAAACTCAGTTGAGTGCTTCCAAataaagcaacaacaaaaaattgttCTAAAAGCCAAACATCCACTAAGTGGTGGCAATGGAACCAATATTAAACTTTGGAATGAAGGTTTTAGCATTtgttataataataatatatagatatatataaaaaagaagGTTGTTATCAAGGCATATTCTTGGCAGGAtgttggatttttctttttttttttttcctaaaaaaaaagcttatagGTTTAGTatgttctgtgtttttatttgaaCTGGATTGAAAGACAAACTAGTTTGtaactttttttctgtgtgtctgcaggattggaggagctgggctggcgAACCGGCGCTCCCCGGATTGTTTGTTGCTTTCTGGTGCTGTCTTTTCtaatgctgttttgtttttttttttttttttttaggaacaCAGATGGaatggctgctgctggtgcgTATCATAACTTGTCTCCAAAGAAcgacaacaaaaaaaaaaaaccccgaaaCAAAAATCCCCTTCTTCCAAGGTCTCTCTATAAAAATAGGTTTGTTCAGTTCGTGTCATTTGCCCTTTTGCAAAATGCTTTGTTTCTCGTTTTGTTCAGCTCTCGGTGTATAGATAGatatacaaaataaaaccaaccaaaaatagagaggaaggagaggttTCGCTTTCTTCGTTCGGTAACTTACTTGCCGGGCCGCCGCGGGGCCCCCCCGGCCGCTGCCCCGTCCTCCCTCAGTCGTCGGAGATGGAGAGGCGGCTGAAGATGGGCAGGCGGCGGCCCGAGTCCAGGCTGGGCGACTCGGAGCCGCTGAGGGAGCCGGAGCTGAGGGAGCCGCTCAGGTAACTCTCCCGATCGGAGAGCGAGTCCGGCGGGCTGGGCGGCGCGTCGAAGACGGGCGACTCGGAGAGGCGGCGGAGGGGCTGGAAGCTGAAGGGCGGCgaggcggggggcggcgggcagGCCccgccgggcggcggcggctgctgctggcagcggTAAtaggcggcggcggccgcggccgcgGCTGCGGCAGCGGCGAAGTTCTGGGTGTGGAGGGCGAGGGGGGCGATGaggctgcccagctcctgccccgaGAAGGCGAAAGCGTTGTTGGCGCAGGGCGGCGAGAGCAGCTCCTCGCAGTAGGAGGCGgaggcgggcggcggcggcgtgCGCGAACCGCCGGGGCTCTCCAGCAGGGCGGCGTCCAGGCGGcccccgggcggcggcggcggcggggcggtgCCGTGCGGGTGCGGGGggtgatggtggtggtggtgggcgGAGAAGCCGGAGAAGCTCAGGCTGTGGTGCAGCTTGGGCcgctcgccgccgccgccgcgcggGTGCCCGAAGCCGCCGCCGCCCAGCGGGTGCTCGCGGGGGGCGAAGGCGCGCAGGTCGCCGGTGCTGCCGGCGGGGTGCGGGGCCGCGTGGTGCGGGTGGTGGTGCGGcccggccgcggcggcgggcgggggggcGGCCGTGCCCCCGCCGGGCGCCGGGCGGCGCTCGTCGGCGTTGTGGATGAAGTGGCAGCGCGGGCCGTAGGGGCAGAAGCCGATGGTGTGGAAGGTGCGGCAGAGCTCGGTCTTGTACTTGGGGTGGCGGGTGAGGCTGCGCAGCTCGTGGAAGCCGTGAGCGAACTGGCACTTCTCGCCGTACTTGCAGGCGCCGCTCTCCTCGAAGGGGCGGCACAGCTCCGTCTTGTAGCGCGTCGAGTTGATgggggccccgccgccgccgccggagcCGCTCCccttgccggccgcctgctgctgctgctggagctgctgcatgAGGTGCTGGCTACGCTCGCCGTTCTCGCTGAAGGAGCGGTCCCGGAACTTGTTCTCCTTGTTGAGCAGGGccgtggggctgctgctgccgccgcctcCGCCGGAGCCCGTCTCCTTCAGATTGCCGAACGAGGAGGAGGACGACGACGACGACGACGAGGAGGATGTGGAAGAAGAGCTGGAGCCGGTAGGGCTGGGGAACTTGGAGCCGCCGGCCAGCGCCGTCAGGTTGCTGGTCGAGTGCCGCCGCAGGAAGCCCGGCGcgaagctggagctgggaggggtcaCCGGGGTCCCCACGGCTTTCTTGTCCAGCATGCTGCTGAGGTTGGTCAGGGACTTCTCCGTCTGCCGGGGCgggagaggggagggggtgggggagaCAGCGGGAGAGAGAGGGTGTTGCGGGTGACCGCCTGCCCACGGGCACGGCTCCCCACCGCCGCGGGAGGCGAGGCGGGGGtcgcgccgcccgcccgccccgcaaAGCGCGTCTGCCGGTACCGCCGGCGGGGCAGGACAGCGCAGGGAGAAACCCCCGCGCCAGCTCTGCTGCATTTGCAACTTTTGAAAAAGTTCCTCCTAGCAGCGCAACAtgcgggcaggggctgcagggcggCCCGGCTCCCCCGCGGCTGCAGGACCAGCCCGCCCCGAGCGCGGCCGCCGGGAAACCTGGGGCGGCATTCCGGGGCGCGCAGCCTTGCGTcagctgctgtccccggccggctGTCAGACCGTGACCCGCCCGcagagcccggcccggcacgggcCTCCCGTCCCGCCGCGCTGCCCCGGTAGCCCGGAGCGTCGCTCTGCACATGGCGGCAGCGGCAGACCGCGTCCCGCCCAGCCAAACGCGCTCTTGCCTACCTTGCACAAGAAGTCAATGTCGTAGAAGGCAGATAAAAGTGTCGTCGACATTTCTAGATCCTGTAATGGTCGGATATACAGGAAGGACCGAAAGATCCCGCTCTCCTCGGAGGGTTTGGAAAAGCCACGACTAAATAGGAGAGGGCCGTCTGCTTGAGATCCGAAACGGTCCCGACTCCTTCCCGGCGGGACGGCGGGTGCCGGGCCGAGGCGGCGACGGCGGCTGCACAGCAGCGGGCGAACTGCGGGAACTCGGCGGCGCCCCACGCCGCTCCCATATAAACGCGGCCGCCGCTGTCGCGGAGGCGGTGCTCCgctccgcccgccccgcgccgcccgccgggcccgccccgctccTGCCCGCCGGCCGGGCCGCCCCGACTCTTACAGAGGGCGCtggcagcggcggcggggcaggtTCGTGGGGAGCGCCTGTGCTGCAGTGCGCCCGCAGCGCGGGCGGGACGAggcggggggagcggggaaCCAGCCGAGGCAGCGCTCACGGCGCCCTGCGGGCTCGGCCCCTGTGCAGCGCCCCTCTTGTCCCCGCGCCTCCGCGCTGCCGCTGCCCCCGGCCGGGGGGCGGCTGCCGCCGAGTGGAGGACGCGCGGGGCCGCGGGACAGGCGCGGCAGCGCCGGGGACGCTTCTTCCCCGCGCCCCGCCGAAAATAAACTTTTGCCATGTAACTGCTTGAAACAAAGGTCGGGACCGCGCTGCCCCGGTGAGGCTGGCGGGACGGGGCCGGGCACGGGCTGCGCGCCCCGCCGCTTCTTCCCTCTTTTCGGGGACCTCGGGTTTGGCGCTTACTCTTTCTGAAGTTTGGGAGAGGTTTGGTGGCCAGGCGAGGTGGCATTATCCTCGCAGTGGCCTGGCTGGTAAACTACCCCCCCCCAACCCTGTCTGCATCTCCTTCCCGCGCCCCGCAGCCCTCCCACGTTTCTCTTCCACGTTCGGCCCCTTCCTTCCTCATCCCCGTCAAGTGAGACCCATCGAGTGCCCCGGCCGCcgccccaggtgcccccacggCCGGACCGCCGGCGAAGGCAGCGGCCGGTCCCCGCGGCCAGGCGCCCTCCCGGGACCGAGCCGGCCGCCGGCCAAGGCGGGCCGGGAGCCGCCG
The genomic region above belongs to Passer domesticus isolate bPasDom1 chromosome 3, bPasDom1.hap1, whole genome shotgun sequence and contains:
- the ZFP36L2 gene encoding mRNA decay activator protein ZFP36L2, whose product is MSTTLLSAFYDIDFLCKTEKSLTNLSSMLDKKAVGTPVTPPSSSFAPGFLRRHSTSNLTALAGGSKFPSPTGSSSSSTSSSSSSSSSSSSFGNLKETGSGGGGGSSSPTALLNKENKFRDRSFSENGERSQHLMQQLQQQQQAAGKGSGSGGGGGAPINSTRYKTELCRPFEESGACKYGEKCQFAHGFHELRSLTRHPKYKTELCRTFHTIGFCPYGPRCHFIHNADERRPAPGGGTAAPPPAAAAGPHHHPHHAAPHPAGSTGDLRAFAPREHPLGGGGFGHPRGGGGERPKLHHSLSFSGFSAHHHHHHPPHPHGTAPPPPPPGGRLDAALLESPGGSRTPPPPASASYCEELLSPPCANNAFAFSGQELGSLIAPLALHTQNFAAAAAAAAAAAAYYRCQQQPPPPGGACPPPPASPPFSFQPLRRLSESPVFDAPPSPPDSLSDRESYLSGSLSSGSLSGSESPSLDSGRRLPIFSRLSISDD